One genomic segment of Balaenoptera musculus isolate JJ_BM4_2016_0621 chromosome 11, mBalMus1.pri.v3, whole genome shotgun sequence includes these proteins:
- the TRH gene encoding thyrotropin releasing hormone — protein MSGPWFLLAMVLTLTLTGVRAQPEVAQQEAAIAAEQLGLDDLLRQAEPLLLLREDLQRLREDQEDSESESQIFQPHWLSKRQHPGKREEELEEGVEEEEEEGGAVGPHKRQHTGRQEDVAAWSEDVSQQKRQHPGRRSSWLGYTFTKRQHPGRRLVDPQAQSSWEEEEEEGELMPEKRQHPGKRALGSPCGPRGSCGQASLLLGLLDDLSRGQGAEEKRQHPGRRSA, from the exons ATGTCCGGCCCTTGGTTTCTGCTTGCCATGGTtttgaccctgaccctgaccggTGTCCGCGCACAGCCGGAGGTGGCCCAGCAGGAGGCGGCTATAGCCGCCGAGCAACTGGGCCTGGACGACCTGCTGCGGCAGGCggagcccctcctcctcctccgggaAGACCTCCAGCGACTCCGAGAGGACCAGGAAGATAGCGAATCAG agTCCCAGATCTTTCAACCCCATTGGCTCTCCAAGCGTCAGCATCCAGGCAAAAGGGAGGAGGAGTTAGAAGAGGGagttgaagaggaagaggaagaaggaggggccGTGGGACCCCACAAACGGCAGCACACTGGCCGGCAGGAGGATGTGGCTGCATGGTCAGAGGATGTAAGCCAGCAGAAGCGGCAGCACCCTGGCCGGCGCTCCTCCTGGCTTGGGTACACTTTCACCAAGAGGCAGCACCCAGGCAGACGGCTGGTGGATCCCCAGGCCCAAAGCagctgggaagaggaggaggaggagggagagctgaTGCCTGAGAAACGCCAGCATCCGGGAAAGAGGGCCCTGGGAAGCCCATGTGGGCCCCGCGGATCCTGTGGTCAAGCCAGCCTTCTGCTGGGCCTCCTGGATGACCTGAGCAGGGGCCAGGGGGCTGAAGAGAAGCGGCAGCACCCTGGGCGGCGATCAGCCTAG